CTGCTATTGCTTTAAACTGCTTTACATCGCCAACGAATACAACTTTGTCATTGTTTTTCTTTGCAATTTTTATTATTTTGGCTATCTGTCGGCTTCCTACAAGTCCCGCCTCGTCCACGATAATAAGTCTCTCTTTCGACTCTTTAAATTCATCTTTGGCTTCTGAATATAAAAAAGAGTGAATAGTAGAAGATTTGATCCCGCTATCTTCTTCAAGTCCCGCCGCTGCTTTACCTGTAAAAGATAATCCTATAATTTCTCGGTTCGGTTGCTCTGCTTCCAAAAATTCTTTCAAAGCTTTCATACTGTATGTTTTCCCCGTTCCTGCGTCCCCCTGTATTACCATGAATTGACTATCACTTATAAGAATTTTTGAAAACATCTCTTTTTGGCCAACGGTCATATTGTCGTAATTGTTTTTTATGAAGTTCTCGATTTTTCCTCTATCTTTGTAAAGCTGCCCTGTTTTGTCCATTACTTTACTAATTATGTATTTCTCCGCCGCCAAAACATCAATTGTCGTGTAAATATCGTTGTCTAGTTGGATTATCTTATCGTTGAATTTAATTGCCTCTTCAAGCTCCTCTTTGGTAATTCCATGTTTCAATCCCAATTTCATAGCGTCTTTATGTATCTCTTCTTTGCTAAATGTGGAGTTCGTCTCGGTTATCGCTCTTGCTGTAAGTTCTATGAACTCATCGGCTTTTGCCTGCTTTAATCCTTCGCTCTCTTTTTCCCTGTTATGCAACAACTCTTCGATTCTTTCTTTAGTGATTCCAATATTTTCAAGCCTATTTTTATTTTTATTTAGTATCTCCTCTCGCTCTACCTCTTGTTTTGGTGGCTTAATATCTTGATTGATAATTTCAAGTAACTTACTTTCATTAGTGTTTGGATACTTTTCTCTATATTCCTCAATTAAGGCTCTCATTGATTTACTTCGCCCGCTAAACTCTTTCAACTCTTCTTTTTTAAAGTCTTGTAATTCAAAAAATCCGTTTTTAGCGTCCGTAAATTCTATTTTGTAGCCTAACTCTTTTAAATTGTTTGCTAGTTCATTCCTGTATAGTTGCCCAAAATACATTTTGTTCTTATAAATTCCAAAATTTTCTATTGCTCCAGTTTTAAATTCTCCGTTTTTATCTACATAAGAAACTACATTGAAAATAAAATTGTGCGTGTGGAGCTGTGGATCTATATTTCCCGATGGTGTTATCCTCGTAGTATCGTGTTGGAAACTTGCATACACTATGCCCGCTTTTATTCTCTCTATTTCCCCCGCTTCGTTTCTAATTCTCGTTAAAGCATACTTTCCGATCTCTTCCATCGCCTTTTGCGTGGCCCTCTCATGTGCCTCTCTTAATTTTAGTGCCTCTTCCGTTAGTCCGTTTGCCTGCAATGCTTCCATCATTACAGATACACTTTTTGGTGCAGAAAATGTTACATCAAATCCCGCTCGTTTGTTTGCTGTGGTATTTTTTGTGAGTGCTTCGCCTGTAATTGCGTGAGTGTTATTGAGAAGAGATTGGAAAGTATCTTTTGTAACTTCTTGTCCGTTCTTTACTCCTACTGCTGGGGCTGCTGCTCCGTGAAAAAAACCATTTTCAGAATTTTTCTGATAGTAGTTTTCTTCTTGGTAGTAACTGCTTGCTTGGTCTTTATTCTGAAACTTACTAATGCTAATCATTTTGCATTTACACTTTCGAACAATAGTAAAACATCATCACAAAAATCATTACAATCAACTATATTGCTATCATACAAATTGATTGTTACAAATTTGCATATTTCATTTTTTCTATTTGTTTCAATATATTCTGCAATCGTTCTAACAATATGCTTTAAATCAATCTCTTCTAATACATCAATAATTATCTTTTTTTCTTCTTCTGAATTTCCTAACGATTTTCTTGAAACATATTTAATAAGATCCTCTTTGTTGTAACTTTTCAAAAAATCTTCCAAAAGTTTATTTCTTAAAAGATACGCTGGTAATACTCCACCAAAAAACAATTTATAAAGGACTTTCATCTTTTGTGGCTGAACACTAAATCTCTTAAAATTTATTATCATTGCATTGATATTTTTAAAACTTGCTGCTGTGTTATTTGAATCGCCAAAAGCCAATAATGTTTTTAGTTGCTTTTCATTTTCTGATTTATCAGCTATGAGAGTAGCATTGCCCCAAAACACTTTTTCAAATAAATTAAAAAGGGTCACTTTTTTATCCTTTAATATTTATTATTTTTTTATAATTTAATTAGTTTTTATAGTGGCAGCTAAAAAAATAGCCACATCAACAAGGTTAAATACAACTTTTGCATTATTCGAAGTACCGAGTTTTTTATATGGGGGAATTCCATAACCCCTACAAATATAATTGTCTATAGTTGATACAGATACACCTAATTCATAAGCTAACTCCCTTTTCCCAATTACTATTCTCTTATATTTTCTGTTTAAGTTATCGTATATAAATTTTTCTTTTTCTGTCATTACTTACTCCTTTGATTGCAATATCACTGAATTATATCATGTAACTGTTTTGATAAATAAAATTTCCGATATTTTTATATTTACTAAATAAATAATCTATTTGAATATTCTTTTTTATATAATAAAAAATATAAACAATTTATATTTTATTCCCATAAATTCGATGTTTTTACCATATATCGTTTTCGGTTAAATTAGTCTTTATAATATTATTCTTATCTATTTCAATTTTACAATTAAGATTAATTAAATAATTTTTCCATTAAACAAATTAATATATAGAACGAAAACTATACTTTTTTATACATATTTATAACTAATGTTATATTTTAATATAATAAGTGTTTTGTAGGATAATAAATATTTGGAAGTTATTTTGTTAAATGGAGAAGTTTCTAAAGAAAAATATTTTTTTTATAACAACATAAGTATAAAAAATTATCACTTTACAAATATAAGCTTCTCACTGCTTCTCGTCCACTGTCTGGAGCAAGTTTGGCATATCTCAAGGTCATATTAATATCTTTATGGTTCATGAGTCTTTGAATGGTATATATTGGAGTTCCATTGATGGCTAAATGGCTCGCGAAAGTATGACGAAGGGTATGAATCACTACTCTATTTTTTCTATCGTTCGGCTGCAATCCTTGATTAAATAAACGATCCAATATTGGCTTGAGAGGTACTTGTATCTGTCTTGAAGTAAGAGGTTTGCTGCTTTTGCTTAATATATAGTCATTCGCTTTCAATTGGGGCAGCAAGTCTTTTAGCAATGAGTGTAATGTATCATTGATAAAACCTGTATAAGTACTATCATTTTTGAAGTCTTTTAGTTTTATCGTTCCACTCTCTAAATCAATATCCTTTTTTTGAATTGCAAGTATTGTCTCTAGTCTTCCACCTGTAGATAATGAAAGATTACAAAAGAGATACAAAGTAGGATTATCTTTGACTGTATCAAGCAAAAGCTTAACTTCATCCACACTTAAAAAGCGCTCCCTTGCATTATCTACTTTTAGTCGTTTGACCTTTTTAGCTGGATTGCTTCCTTGATACAATCCTTTCTCTATCCCTACATTAATAATGGTCGATAAAAGATTGATGATATGATTGACCGTTTTATAGCTGTACCCTTCATTTATCTTTTTCTTTTGCAGTTTTTGAATGGCTTCTGGTGTAATGGCAGCAATTGGAGTGGAACCAAAAGTTGGTTGGATATGATTGATATACCTAGCTTTCTCATCATGCAAGGATTTGTTATGAAGCTCTCTATCTTTAACATAGAGTTCAAAAGCTTCATCCAATACTTTGCTTTTTCGTAATTTTTTTGCTCGTAATGGATCTTCTCCAAGTTTTACTTTATTGATATACTCATTTCTTTTATTATAGGTATAGACTTCAGTAATTCCTGCAGATTTTTTGCCAACAGTGACCCATTTCTTTTTACCATTTTCATCTTTATAAGTAAATGAGTAACTAATATCTCCATTGGCCAATTTATTAAGATAGACACCTGGATATTTTCTGCTCTTTACTCTTGCCAAATTAATTCCTTTAAGCTTTGAGCTTTTTTTATTTTGCTACCCTATTGCTACCCAAAATTTAAAAAACTTACGAAAAGTATAGAAAACATTATATCATGAAGATCTCAAAGAATGTCCATAAATAAGGGGACATTGGAATACAATAGAAAACTTTAAGGAAAATTAGAAAATATTGAGTTTAGAATTCAAATCCCGCCACTCCGACCATTGATAAATCCTCCAATAAAACAGGAACTCACAAGCCTCTTTTAGGAAACAAATTAAACGACTTTTCAACCTAATTAGATAAAGAAATCAATAAGTAAAAAAAGATTATTCAAAGTTCCAAATCAAACTAACAATCCTTGTTTATCCTGTCATACCTTTTGTGGTTAAGTATCTGCTGAAAGATGGCGGCATCTCCGTTATCTGTGTAAAGTATCCGATATTGCGTATTTAATACACTTATCGATCTTCTTCTCTTGTCTTTTTTACAGATGATTTTATGAGGTCTTAACCTGTAATCGTTTGGATTTTCTAAAAAGATTGCTTCCGTTTTATCGATTATCTCTTTTGAAAGAGATCCTTTTTTGATCAATTTCTCTTTTTGCTTCTCATACAGATTTGTTTTGATGATTTTCACCGATATAGTCCGCTATTTTATTGCTTAAGATAAATTGTATTGTAAGGAGCTTTGAAAGGATTTTATTGAGCAAAAACCTATGAATAAAATTAGCGTTATCGATCTTCTCTTCTAAATCGTCCAATGTATCATCAATAATTTCAAGTGCTTTTTCAACGCTCTCTATATCGTCTTTTGTTACAACTGCATAGGAGATATATTTTTCAAGGATATTTAGAAATTTATAGACACGATACAATATTTTTAGGTTTATAGCATCGTTTCTAATGGCTTTAATGCCATCGAACAATGGTGTCATGTTAAAGTCGATTTTTATCAAATTATCGTGCCTGTAAGCAGCTGTGCCCATATTTTCACCTCTTTGTTTTGATTCCACACTTGAAGATTATTATTGTACTATGTTTTACTCAAAATTATGAAAAACTGCAAAGAACATCCACTTTTACCAGACAACTACTCAAAAAGCCTCTCTAACCCGCTCACAGCTCTCATCATAGTAAAGATATGTCCTTGCTAATGGATTTCCACATTATGAGAGACATCATTCACAGATACAATGCCATTATAGCCTTCAATTTTGATATAATTGTATGTGTTCTTCAAGTATCTTGTGAGACCCACTTATATCATGTAAAAAGTATGGGAGGCTACCTATTTTATTGGACTTTTGAACATTTAAAAAAGGTGGAGATATGCGGTGTGTCAGATTTCAACCCCGCCACTGAGACCATTGCTACTTTTCTCTCATCAAATCTTTACATCGACTTTCAAGCCAACGTAGCTCAGCTGGCGAGAGCACCTGATTCGTAATCAAGAGGTCACGGGTTCGAGTCCCGTCGTTGGCTCCATTTTTGAAACGTTTTTGAAACGTTTTTCAGATACCATAGTTTCCGATCTATATTGTAAATCTAATACAAATTTAATATAAAGGAAGTTCATGGGTCAAAAAAGAGTCGCTTTCATTGCTACTTCTATCATTCTGCTTCTTTTTACCGGATGTGGATCGGGACTGAAAAATCTTGGGAAATCTTCAGCACATATGCAAGAAGCCCGGCAAGCATCCACAAAAGCACAGTATCAAAATCTTTTTCATCGATACCAGGATGAAAACAAAACCGATGATCTGTTGTGGAACTACGAAGCAGGTACAGTTGGCTACTATGTACAGCGTTATAAAGATAGCGTCTTCTATTTTGACAAAGCTGAGGAATTGATCAAAAAATATGATGAAGAGATCCTGGCTTCAAAAGTTCTCAGTAATGTAGGAGCGGTCCTGACCAACGATACGTTCATGGATTATCGTCCTAGAATCTACGAAAAGATCATGGTCAATACCTACAAAGCAATCGACTTTATCAACAAAGGTGACTTTCAAAATGCCAGAATAGAGTTCAACAGAGCGTTGGTCAGAGAGGACAGAGCAAAAGAGTTTTTCGCCAAAGAGATCGGGAAAGAGAAAGAGAAACTTCAAAAAGAGAAAAAGAAAAAACTCCAAAATGTCCAAATAAAAAAACAGACCACGAGTCCGATAGAGAAAAAATACTCCAACCTGTTTGCTTTCAAGCCTTATAGAGACTTTACCAACCCATTCACCAATTATCTTGCAGGCATCTACTTCTTAAGCAGGGGAGATTATGGCAAAGCCACTGATCTGTTAAAAGAGTGCTATGGTATGGTAAAAGGAGTGGACAGCGGAGCAGAGTACGTAAAGTCCGATTTTGAACTTGCTGACAAAATGAAAGGCTCTGTATTGGCTCGAAAACAACACTACACTTGGGTGATTTTCATGAATGGCCTTGCTCCAAAAAAAGAGGAGTGGAAAATCAACGTTCCTGTTTTTCTAGTATCCAATAAAGTTTTATATACTGGCATTGCACTTCCAACGCTGAAAATGAGACCGAAAGCCTTTGACGCTCTTGAAGTCAAAACACCTACACAACAGAAGAAGACAAAAACTGTAGCCACTATGGACAGAGTCATCAAACTGGAGTTCAAAAAAAGATTTCCGATAATTATGACGCGGGCTTTGACAAGAACGATCACTCAAACCATCATACAAAAGCAGCTTCATGACAGAGCAGGTTTTCTAGGAGGGCTTGCAGGAGCTGTATATCAAGGTATAATGAACAGAGCAGATACCAGAATGTGGGAGAGACTCCCAAAAGAGTTTCAGGTAGCAAGAGTACAAAGCTCTTCAGAAGTGGCTATCTATTCTCCCAACGGTGAAATAGCAAGGATCCCAACAGATACAAATCATGATTTTCTTGTATTTGTTACAATTCAGACACCACAGAGTGAGCCGATTATCTCATGGCAAAAACTTTAAAAGGATCGAAAATGAAAAGATGGCTCATAGCACTGAGCGTTCTATTTTTACTCACAGGATGTGCCAAAAGCGTTAGCAACGAAACCATCTCAAATCCAGATAGAAATATAGTAAAAAATAGCTATCTTGAACAAAAAGTGGAGATTCTCGATCATCATACACGATATACAAACGGTCTTTTAGAAGCGATGGTTCAACTTCACAACAAGACAAAAGATTTTCAAGATTTGGAATATCGATTTATCTGGCTTGATAGTGACGGATTTGTAGCAGAAAAAGAGCCTTGGCAACCTCTTACGCTCAATGGCCTTGAGACAACCCAGGTAAACTCAATCGCTCACACACCAAATGCAACCGACTTTAAATTTGAAATTCGCCAAAAACAGTAAAGGAGTTTATATATGAAAAAATTGGTACTACTCTCAACCACTGCCGCAATGCTTTTTTTTAGCGGATGCGCGACTTCCTCGTCGCAAGTGCGTTATATCAACCATGAAAAGGCTGGAACTTCCGCGCCTGCTTCCCTGGGACTCGACTATGAAGATATCAACACAGCGGCACAAAAGCTTATCAACTCAATGCTCAAATCTCCCTATCTTGATAAATTGTATAGGATTAAAATGAGAAAAGAGGGAAAACCGCTCATTTTGATGATCAGCGATTTTACCAACGATACTACACAAAGACTCGACATCGATCAAATTGTGAAAAAAATACGGATCGCGCTTTTAAACAGTGGGAAATTTATCGTTACTACCGCTGTAAGAGCAGGAGGAGTAGAAGACAGGGCAACGAGAGAACTTAGAAAGTTGAGGAAAAACAAAGAGTTCAACCAAAAAACGATCGCCAAAGAAGGCACGATCATTGCACCTGATTTGAGTCTTTCTGGAAAAATTATACAAAGAACCACTCCTTTGCCAAATGGAGAACAGCGAGTAGATTACTATATTCAGATGAGCCTTACAGATGTTACAAGCGGACTTGCGTTTTGGGAAGGCGAAGAAGTTATCAGTAAAGCCGGCAGCAGCAAAGCCGCACCTTGGTAAAATTGAATAAAAAGGAGTAAGAATGAAAAAACTGGTAACACTATTGATCGTTTGTGTAAGTTTCCTCTATGCCACGGATATAGAGAGCTGGAAAAACGATTTTATCAAAGCACATGGCAATTTTGGTCAAACAGATGATCATGGAAGAACGTTTTACTATGGTGAGGCCACAATCAATGTGACACCCCTTGATCCAGCCTATGTAAAAGAGTTGGTTCTAGCTTATGAAAAGGCGATGCTCAATCTGCAATCTGACTTTATCCTCCAGACATTTGGACGAGAGACTGTTCAAAGACTTGCAGAAATCGTAGAAAACGACTCTACGAACGCTGATCAATTTCCTCCTTTACCGGAAGCCCAAAAAATGGCTCAGCAGGGAAAAATCGCTACCATTTTCAACAAGGCCTTGGATGTTATCGACAAAAAACTTGACAAAGAGTTGGAAGAGTTGGGAGTTCCTCCTCAACAATTACAAAAAATGACCGTTGAGCAAAAAAAGACGCTTTTCAAAGATAAATTGAGCTCTAAAATTGTCAAAGAAGCATTTAGCAGTATGGAAGGACTCGTTCCATATCAAGTAAAAATAGGTACTATAACTACGCCTGTAGGAAAAGCGACAAAAGTTGCTATCATTGCTATAACATCACCTAAAACAATCCAGTTTGCCAAAGATATCGCTCGACAGCGACCTACGCAAGTTCGCGGAAAACCACATACGTTAAGCGATCTTCTTCCGAAGGCAAAAGAGGATTATCTCAATGAAATAGGACTACGATACAGCTATGATGAACAGGGCCGACCGATGCTCATCTCTTATGGTATGTGGTCTGTCACGCAAAAAGTCACCTCCCCATCACGCTATCTCAAAAAGATCGATCTGGCCAAAAGAAAAGCGAGAATGCGTGCAGAATCTTATATTGGTGATTTTATAAAAACCAATATACAGGCAATTGAAAGCCAAGATGCATCCTCTTTAGAGGAAGAGGTAGCCAAGAAAATCACTACGGTCGATGCTGCTGGCAACAGCAGTCAAAAGATAAGAGACAACATTAAAGAGACATTGGATAGTTACTTCAAAAAATTCAAATCCTCCTCGAACTTTAGTCTTCAAGGAACAAGTGAGGCCTATAACTGGGATTATAAAGAGCCTAAAACAGGTATGATATACGTAGGTTCTGTGGTGACATGGAACTATAACCAGCTCAACAATGTCAAAAGATATATTCATCAAAAACACAATACTGCCAAAACAACAAAGACTCAAGCCAAAACAAAATCGTCTGTTACAATTGAAAGAGAATCAAAAGTCATCAACGATGTAGAGGATTTCTAATATGAAACGATTGCTTCTTTGTCTTGTTCTATTGAATAGTTTCCTATGGGCTGGAGCGCACAAAGTTGTCTCCACCCGTGTAGTACAAGGTGTAGGAGAAGGAACAACGCGATCCGAAGCCATCACGGAAGCCTTAGTCGATGCCCTTGGACAACTTCAGGGAGTTCGATTGTCGAAAACCGCTTTTTCCAAAGATCAACTCATAGAAACAGACACATCATCAAAATCGGCATATCTTTACAGCAGTAAAATCAAAAAGATAACACATGGAAAAGTAAATAGCTATAAAGTTGTTGAGGTGATGGAAATTGAACCACACCATTATAAAGCCATCGTTGAGGTAACAAAACGCACTACCAGATACAAATATAGAGATGCGGGTCACAATCCCCACAATCGCCGTACTTTGGCGGTACTCCCTTTTGAATATAAGCCAACATATTCGCTACATGGAATAACTATTGATGGAAGAGAGCTGAGTCGCCGGCTTACACAATCGATCATCAATAAGATAACCCAAACAAGAAAATTTACCATTTTGGATAGACAAAATAGTAAATATTATGAATTCGAGAAAAGTTTCTTACTCTCCCCAGGAACGGATCCTGTCGAACTGGCTCGTATCGGTAAGCGACTTGGGGCAGACTACTTCATCATTGGACAGATATTAGATTTTGGAACTGATAAAAAGGAAGGCAACTATCTATTAGGTCCCGATGAGACTACAGAGGAGGCTTATGCCACAATAGCCTATCGCGTTCTTTATGTTCCAAGACAACAGATCAAGTGGTCCGATACTATCGATATAGCGTTTGAAGTACCTCCTACCAAAAGAGCTGAAAGTCTTACCGTAAAAGTAGGAGACAAAATAGCTCAAGTTTTAGTTGATCAAATAATGTTCAACATTTATCCACCACGAATCGTTCGATCTTCTGGTAAAAATATCATTCTTAATATGGGAGGCAATACCCTCCATCCGGGAGATAGATTTGAAATATATGCTCTGGGCAAAAAAATATATGACCCCTATACAAAAGAGTCTTTAGGACGTGAAGAGATAAAAATAGGAGAGCTGGAAATAACAAAAGTTTTACCTAAATTTTCCTATGCAAAAGTTATAGAAGGAAAAGCGAAAAAAGGGGCAATTATCAGACCGGCAGCAAGTAATCACAATGAAAATCAAAATGTCGGCAAAGACTCCATGTTTGAGGAGATGTTCCACAAGTGATCTGCGTTATATTTGCTGGCGGGAAAAGCTCACGAATGGGAAGGGACAAATCCCTTCTCTCATTTGGAGACAAGCCACTTATTGAGTATCAGTTCGAGCGTCTGCTTCCTCTTTTTGATGAGGTTTACATCTCCTCAAAGAGCGAAAAATTCAACTTCAACGCTCCACTCATTCTTGACAGCAGCGATATTTACGCGCCAACTCCCGCATTTTTGGATATTTTTGACAAATTTGATGAGTTTTTCGCCATAAGTGTCGATGCTCCTTTTATCGATAAACCGATCATAGAAAAACTGATTGAAGAAGCAAAAAAATATCCAAATAAAGACGCCATTATCGCAAAAACCGATTTCTCCCATCCTCTCATAGGAATCTACCGCAAATCGATTCAACCAAAGATAGAAAATGCCCTCGAAAAAAACAATCTTAAGCTCAACTCTATTTTAAAAGAAGCAAATACCCATTATGTGGAATTTCAAGAGGATGAAAGATTTTTAAATCTCAACTATCCCGATGAATTCAAAAAAGCTTTGCAACTCAAAAAAGTTTTGCTATAATTTCGACTCTTGACCCGTTAGCTCAGCTGGTAGAGCAACTCCCTTTTAAGGAGTGGGCCGTTGGTTCGAATCCAACACGGGTCACCACTACTGCAACATCTTTTCCGCTTTTTTAGCATCAAAATTGTTATAAATCCTACTTAAAACTTTGAAATTGTGCATTATAAAAAAGCGAGTGTTTCCAACTTTTTGCTTAAAAAGTTGGTAGCTTTTCTTGGCGGCCTCCTCATCTCCCAAAATCAAATAGGCATCCCCCAAATATTCATACGCAAAATTTTCTCCCATCTGTATCGCTTTTTTTGCCGCTTCTATCGCTTTTTTTGGCTTTAATGCCAAGAGGTAGTACCAACTGGCCTTTCCGTACACTTTCGTTTGATCAAGATAATCCGCATAAAAAACGCACTCTTTCGCTTTGCTCGTATCCCCTTTTTGAATGAGATAGTACTCACACTTCATCTGCGACTTGTTGAGATTGCATTTCGTACACGGCTTATCGGCACCAAAGAGCAAAAGTGGTAGAATAAGTAAAAATTTTTTCATAACATCTCCTAAAGGATTACAATGGTTCGACATATTGTCTTTATGAAGTTTCCTGATTTTAGTTTAGCAAAAAAAGCCAAAGAGAAGCTTCTAAGCATGAAAGAGCATATCGATGTACTCAAAGAGATCGAAGTTGGTATCAATTTTAGTAGAAGCCAAAGAAGTTATGATCTAGCCCTTGTAACAACATTTGATAATAAAGAGGATCTTGAAACATACAGAGTCCATCCATACCACCAAGACGAAATTGTGGCATGGCTTAAAGAGATAGGAACCGAAACAAAGGTGGTTGATTATGAAGTCTGATTTAACCCATTTAGATGAAAAAAAACGTCCCAAAATGGTAGATGTGGGAGTCAAAGATGAGACGGAGCGCATCGCCGTGGCCAGCGGAATTATCGAAGTTACCCCCGAGGCATTTGACGCAGTAAAAAACGAAACGACTAAAAAAGGGGCGGTCCTTCACACAGCCGTCATAGCTGCCATCATGGGAGCCAAAAAGACACCGGATCTTATCCCTATGTGCCATCCGTTGCTTCTCACATCTATCAACTGTGATGTAGAGGAACTTCCCGATCTTCCAGGGTTCAAACTGATCGTCACATGCAAGTTAAAGGGGCGAACCGGCGTGGAGATGGAAGCTTTGACTGGTGTGAGTATTGGACTTTTAACCATTTATGATATGCTCAAAGCGATAGACAAAGGGATGGTTATCAAAAATATCCAGCTTGAACGAAAGAGCGGAGGCAAAAGCGGCGATTTTGTGCGCTAACGGCACACATACTCCACTTTCGCCTTCACCTCGACACGCTGTTTTGTCCTAGCAGGTTCAGGAGCTTGGATATCTGATTTTACA
The Nitratiruptor sp. SB155-2 genome window above contains:
- the mobF gene encoding MobF family relaxase, producing the protein MISISKFQNKDQASSYYQEENYYQKNSENGFFHGAAAPAVGVKNGQEVTKDTFQSLLNNTHAITGEALTKNTTANKRAGFDVTFSAPKSVSVMMEALQANGLTEEALKLREAHERATQKAMEEIGKYALTRIRNEAGEIERIKAGIVYASFQHDTTRITPSGNIDPQLHTHNFIFNVVSYVDKNGEFKTGAIENFGIYKNKMYFGQLYRNELANNLKELGYKIEFTDAKNGFFELQDFKKEELKEFSGRSKSMRALIEEYREKYPNTNESKLLEIINQDIKPPKQEVEREEILNKNKNRLENIGITKERIEELLHNREKESEGLKQAKADEFIELTARAITETNSTFSKEEIHKDAMKLGLKHGITKEELEEAIKFNDKIIQLDNDIYTTIDVLAAEKYIISKVMDKTGQLYKDRGKIENFIKNNYDNMTVGQKEMFSKILISDSQFMVIQGDAGTGKTYSMKALKEFLEAEQPNREIIGLSFTGKAAAGLEEDSGIKSSTIHSFLYSEAKDEFKESKERLIIVDEAGLVGSRQIAKIIKIAKKNNDKVVFVGDVKQFKAIAAGDIFAEMQRRGAETITLGETLRQKTEFTKEVVRLTKDQEFDQLFSLLLNSNKLLEEDKGELYQQIVNDYFEKKGDLLIIASKNEDRKIINQIIKKKNNNSNKSIKITINEMQSFSGINKFFAYSYLNTTINIGKIPNFKNGEIVEVVDTKDEHTLIVRTERREEKELDLKKYADDIVVFKKVEKEFVVGEKIVFTKNSKEIKNGEIDYIKEIKEDGIILLKSGKSFYCHHYNYFDHGYAITDYKAQGVTARNVAILADSQIASFNSFYTQVTRAKEDLKIYTQNKEELRANVSKKAHKSSTLQYLKGEKNEHKRNAAGDFEKSGSYKKSISEHKREIGNIRKERLRFKELIYRSIEGLKSIIQFFSQRPQQQQPKIETTTKQLLKENIRQQRFQELLR
- a CDS encoding helix-turn-helix transcriptional regulator, producing the protein MTEKEKFIYDNLNRKYKRIVIGKRELAYELGVSVSTIDNYICRGYGIPPYKKLGTSNNAKVVFNLVDVAIFLAATIKTN
- a CDS encoding tyrosine-type recombinase/integrase; amino-acid sequence: MARVKSRKYPGVYLNKLANGDISYSFTYKDENGKKKWVTVGKKSAGITEVYTYNKRNEYINKVKLGEDPLRAKKLRKSKVLDEAFELYVKDRELHNKSLHDEKARYINHIQPTFGSTPIAAITPEAIQKLQKKKINEGYSYKTVNHIINLLSTIINVGIEKGLYQGSNPAKKVKRLKVDNARERFLSVDEVKLLLDTVKDNPTLYLFCNLSLSTGGRLETILAIQKKDIDLESGTIKLKDFKNDSTYTGFINDTLHSLLKDLLPQLKANDYILSKSSKPLTSRQIQVPLKPILDRLFNQGLQPNDRKNRVVIHTLRHTFASHLAINGTPIYTIQRLMNHKDINMTLRYAKLAPDSGREAVRSLYL
- a CDS encoding COG3014 family protein is translated as MGQKRVAFIATSIILLLFTGCGSGLKNLGKSSAHMQEARQASTKAQYQNLFHRYQDENKTDDLLWNYEAGTVGYYVQRYKDSVFYFDKAEELIKKYDEEILASKVLSNVGAVLTNDTFMDYRPRIYEKIMVNTYKAIDFINKGDFQNARIEFNRALVREDRAKEFFAKEIGKEKEKLQKEKKKKLQNVQIKKQTTSPIEKKYSNLFAFKPYRDFTNPFTNYLAGIYFLSRGDYGKATDLLKECYGMVKGVDSGAEYVKSDFELADKMKGSVLARKQHYTWVIFMNGLAPKKEEWKINVPVFLVSNKVLYTGIALPTLKMRPKAFDALEVKTPTQQKKTKTVATMDRVIKLEFKKRFPIIMTRALTRTITQTIIQKQLHDRAGFLGGLAGAVYQGIMNRADTRMWERLPKEFQVARVQSSSEVAIYSPNGEIARIPTDTNHDFLVFVTIQTPQSEPIISWQKL
- a CDS encoding YcfL family protein yields the protein MKRWLIALSVLFLLTGCAKSVSNETISNPDRNIVKNSYLEQKVEILDHHTRYTNGLLEAMVQLHNKTKDFQDLEYRFIWLDSDGFVAEKEPWQPLTLNGLETTQVNSIAHTPNATDFKFEIRQKQ
- the lpoB gene encoding penicillin-binding protein activator LpoB; translation: MKKLVLLSTTAAMLFFSGCATSSSQVRYINHEKAGTSAPASLGLDYEDINTAAQKLINSMLKSPYLDKLYRIKMRKEGKPLILMISDFTNDTTQRLDIDQIVKKIRIALLNSGKFIVTTAVRAGGVEDRATRELRKLRKNKEFNQKTIAKEGTIIAPDLSLSGKIIQRTTPLPNGEQRVDYYIQMSLTDVTSGLAFWEGEEVISKAGSSKAAPW
- a CDS encoding DUF6844 domain-containing protein, translating into MKKLVTLLIVCVSFLYATDIESWKNDFIKAHGNFGQTDDHGRTFYYGEATINVTPLDPAYVKELVLAYEKAMLNLQSDFILQTFGRETVQRLAEIVENDSTNADQFPPLPEAQKMAQQGKIATIFNKALDVIDKKLDKELEELGVPPQQLQKMTVEQKKTLFKDKLSSKIVKEAFSSMEGLVPYQVKIGTITTPVGKATKVAIIAITSPKTIQFAKDIARQRPTQVRGKPHTLSDLLPKAKEDYLNEIGLRYSYDEQGRPMLISYGMWSVTQKVTSPSRYLKKIDLAKRKARMRAESYIGDFIKTNIQAIESQDASSLEEEVAKKITTVDAAGNSSQKIRDNIKETLDSYFKKFKSSSNFSLQGTSEAYNWDYKEPKTGMIYVGSVVTWNYNQLNNVKRYIHQKHNTAKTTKTQAKTKSSVTIERESKVINDVEDF
- a CDS encoding CsgG/HfaB family protein; this translates as MKRLLLCLVLLNSFLWAGAHKVVSTRVVQGVGEGTTRSEAITEALVDALGQLQGVRLSKTAFSKDQLIETDTSSKSAYLYSSKIKKITHGKVNSYKVVEVMEIEPHHYKAIVEVTKRTTRYKYRDAGHNPHNRRTLAVLPFEYKPTYSLHGITIDGRELSRRLTQSIINKITQTRKFTILDRQNSKYYEFEKSFLLSPGTDPVELARIGKRLGADYFIIGQILDFGTDKKEGNYLLGPDETTEEAYATIAYRVLYVPRQQIKWSDTIDIAFEVPPTKRAESLTVKVGDKIAQVLVDQIMFNIYPPRIVRSSGKNIILNMGGNTLHPGDRFEIYALGKKIYDPYTKESLGREEIKIGELEITKVLPKFSYAKVIEGKAKKGAIIRPAASNHNENQNVGKDSMFEEMFHK